A portion of the Edaphobacter lichenicola genome contains these proteins:
- a CDS encoding A/G-specific adenine glycosylase — protein MSSFNGSEVTDDNLIQAVEPEGTELDSALFRRKLMSWYRSHARDLPWRNVNDPYRTWVSEVMLQQTRVAAVIEHYHDFLRRFPTVLALALAPEADVLAAWSGLGYYRRARMLHKAAQFITSERSGILPATAAELRTLPGIGEYTSAAIASIAFGESIAVVDGNVERVLLRLTGRPEEGNAAGRAFVQRQASALVPRRRISEGTNAAGDHNQAMMELGATICLPKAPLCLHCPVFSMCLTRGEHHTPPRAAQLSRPAAYLLSLRKRGTLTEVLLELRANDVSLMPGMYELPPLPQDAVQGREPLLRLRHAITNTNYYVQVYAASGPEDRGLRRAIPAAKGDLHWVLTNRLGSMPLTGLTRKALQRLDVMKVNLPKLPSANTISKIA, from the coding sequence ATGTCTTCTTTCAACGGGTCAGAAGTGACGGATGACAATCTGATACAGGCAGTCGAGCCAGAGGGTACGGAGCTGGACTCCGCTCTCTTCCGGCGCAAGCTGATGAGCTGGTACCGTAGCCACGCCCGCGACCTTCCCTGGCGCAACGTCAACGACCCCTACCGCACCTGGGTCTCAGAAGTCATGCTCCAGCAGACCCGCGTAGCTGCGGTCATCGAGCACTACCACGACTTTCTCCGCCGCTTCCCGACCGTCCTCGCCCTTGCTCTCGCACCCGAAGCCGATGTGCTCGCCGCATGGTCGGGCCTTGGCTACTATCGGCGTGCGCGTATGCTGCACAAGGCCGCGCAGTTCATTACGAGCGAGCGCAGTGGCATCCTGCCCGCGACAGCCGCGGAGCTACGCACCTTGCCTGGTATCGGCGAATACACCAGTGCAGCCATCGCCAGCATCGCCTTCGGCGAAAGTATCGCTGTCGTCGACGGCAACGTCGAGCGTGTCCTCCTCCGTCTCACCGGCCGTCCCGAAGAGGGCAACGCCGCAGGCCGCGCCTTCGTTCAACGACAGGCCAGCGCTCTGGTGCCCAGACGCCGCATCAGCGAGGGGACCAATGCCGCCGGCGATCACAATCAGGCCATGATGGAGTTGGGCGCAACGATCTGCTTGCCAAAAGCTCCACTCTGTCTGCACTGTCCGGTATTTTCAATGTGCCTGACGCGCGGTGAACATCACACACCGCCTCGCGCAGCGCAACTTAGTAGGCCGGCCGCATATCTCCTTAGCCTGCGGAAGCGCGGCACACTGACCGAGGTATTGCTGGAACTCCGCGCCAACGACGTCAGTCTGATGCCCGGAATGTACGAGCTGCCCCCGCTGCCCCAGGATGCCGTCCAGGGCCGGGAACCCCTCTTGCGACTGCGTCATGCGATCACGAACACAAACTATTATGTACAGGTCTATGCTGCGAGCGGTCCCGAGGACAGAGGCCTGCGCCGGGCAATTCCAGCAGCAAAAGGGGATCTACATTGGGTTTTAACCAATCGCCTCGGCTCGATGCCGCTCACTGGTCTGACACGCAAAGCGCTACAGCGGCTCGACGTAATGAAAGTAAATCTACCTAAGCTGCCGAGCGCGAACACTATATCGAAGATCGCTTAG
- a CDS encoding DUF2251 domain-containing protein, whose amino-acid sequence MQSLSFTPGRAFLSSNSTAVPWTVVFEDEGVAGYFYACDRSQEVHEHSILDAMLIYNVAALAKSDAENQRPEPQRIASVEWSRDGLQSVLYLDGTAQALFDFQARCGYCRMDFPNFVAEQGDTWRKSSHAWSDAALQRFESNLYS is encoded by the coding sequence ATGCAGTCGCTTTCCTTTACCCCCGGCCGAGCCTTCCTCTCATCCAACTCAACCGCTGTGCCGTGGACAGTCGTCTTCGAAGATGAAGGCGTCGCTGGTTACTTCTACGCCTGCGATCGTTCGCAGGAGGTGCATGAACACAGCATTCTCGATGCAATGCTTATCTACAACGTCGCAGCACTGGCCAAGAGCGACGCCGAGAACCAGCGTCCAGAGCCGCAAAGGATCGCTTCGGTGGAGTGGTCTCGGGATGGGTTGCAGTCTGTGCTGTATCTCGACGGCACCGCCCAGGCGCTCTTCGACTTCCAGGCTCGGTGCGGGTATTGCCGCATGGACTTCCCAAACTTTGTTGCGGAACAGGGCGACACGTGGCGTAAATCGTCCCATGCGTGGTCCGATGCTGCGCTTCAGCGATTCGAATCGAACCTATATAGCTAG
- a CDS encoding MGH1-like glycoside hydrolase domain-containing protein has translation MKLTALASGAALLPMGAKVQGQTKPAVPARPVFPGGERADPSWQRTWDAALAVLAGNVKTVPKFEHPVLVEGSVYPGIWLECGPHEGLVYGTLASYVAAQDGAPSPLQIARNNHMAFFALQYPVGHESAGQLPSAIKMSDVGYGQIQMVVPIAATAWELSQLTDDDELLVTAYSACSRWDAWIREFRDTRKTGLVEGFCTYDTGHDNSPRWAGIPNRCPDADARKYPQIATMPRLCPDLSATVYGARVALSHMATALGKPGEADRWRADAETIRHLIIDRLYDPKDAAFYDLDAQNNFVRVRSDVNSRVLGEHVLHPVKDKAIVDAVWTRQLHNPKAFWAPYPLTSIAMDDPTFVRPIPRNSWGGASQALTALRAPRWMPYYGKQAEMNHMMQQWCEAIMRHTEFRQQMDPLTGEFTQADPSGYSPAALVFLDYARRLSASPTKTTLVP, from the coding sequence TTGAAGCTGACCGCGCTGGCCAGTGGTGCGGCGCTTCTGCCTATGGGGGCAAAGGTACAGGGTCAGACGAAGCCTGCGGTTCCGGCGCGGCCGGTGTTTCCGGGAGGTGAGAGAGCGGATCCCTCGTGGCAGCGTACCTGGGATGCGGCTCTGGCGGTGCTCGCGGGAAATGTCAAAACTGTTCCGAAGTTTGAGCATCCGGTGCTGGTAGAGGGCAGTGTCTATCCCGGCATCTGGCTGGAGTGTGGGCCGCATGAGGGGCTTGTTTACGGCACGCTTGCGAGCTATGTCGCTGCGCAGGACGGTGCGCCGTCGCCTTTGCAGATTGCGCGCAACAACCATATGGCGTTCTTTGCGTTGCAGTATCCGGTCGGACATGAGTCGGCGGGGCAACTGCCGTCGGCGATCAAGATGTCCGACGTCGGCTACGGGCAGATTCAGATGGTTGTGCCGATTGCTGCCACGGCGTGGGAGTTGTCTCAATTGACCGACGATGACGAGTTGCTGGTCACCGCTTACTCCGCCTGTAGCCGCTGGGATGCATGGATCCGCGAGTTTCGTGACACGCGTAAGACCGGATTGGTGGAGGGGTTTTGCACCTATGACACGGGACACGATAACAGCCCGCGCTGGGCTGGCATTCCGAATCGTTGCCCTGATGCCGATGCGCGCAAATACCCGCAGATCGCGACCATGCCGCGGTTGTGTCCTGATCTTTCGGCGACAGTGTACGGAGCGCGCGTTGCTCTGAGCCATATGGCGACGGCGCTCGGCAAGCCAGGTGAAGCTGACCGCTGGCGTGCCGATGCTGAGACGATTCGTCACCTTATCATCGATCGACTGTATGACCCGAAGGATGCCGCCTTCTACGATCTCGATGCGCAGAACAACTTTGTTCGCGTGCGCTCGGATGTGAACAGCCGTGTCTTAGGCGAGCACGTGCTGCATCCGGTGAAGGATAAGGCAATTGTCGACGCGGTATGGACGCGGCAGCTGCACAACCCGAAGGCGTTCTGGGCGCCGTATCCGCTGACATCAATTGCAATGGACGATCCGACCTTTGTCAGGCCGATTCCCCGCAACAGTTGGGGTGGCGCGAGCCAGGCGCTGACCGCGCTACGGGCTCCGCGATGGATGCCGTACTACGGCAAGCAGGCGGAGATGAACCACATGATGCAGCAGTGGTGCGAGGCGATCATGCGACATACGGAGTTTCGCCAGCAGATGGATCCGTTGACCGGTGAGTTCACGCAAGCGGATCCGAGCGGTTACTCACCTGCGGCGCTTGTGTTCCTCGACTATGCGCGCCGGCTCAGCGCTTCGCCAACGAAGACGACCTTGGTGCCTTAG
- the frr gene encoding ribosome recycling factor, whose translation MASAMAGIEALKGTHQQLRSRMESSVEDFRGHLLSARTGRANVHMLDQIKVDYYGTDTPVAQMGQVSTPEPTLILVQPYDMAMVSAIEKAIRTSGTGLNPMTDGKVIRVPVPPMTEERRKDVVKQLNKTLEDHKTAIRNIRRDGNDQIKKAAKDKLISADDEKRANEEVQQLTDVEIKRIEDLFKAKEKEIMTV comes from the coding sequence ATGGCATCAGCAATGGCAGGGATTGAAGCGTTGAAGGGTACACATCAGCAGCTGCGGTCGCGGATGGAGAGCTCGGTCGAAGACTTTCGCGGGCATCTGTTGTCGGCGCGAACCGGACGGGCGAATGTGCATATGCTCGACCAGATCAAGGTCGATTACTACGGCACGGATACTCCGGTGGCGCAGATGGGCCAGGTGAGTACGCCGGAGCCCACGCTGATTCTGGTGCAGCCCTACGATATGGCGATGGTTTCGGCGATCGAGAAGGCGATTCGAACCTCGGGAACGGGGTTGAATCCGATGACCGATGGGAAGGTGATTCGCGTGCCGGTGCCTCCGATGACCGAGGAGCGGCGCAAGGATGTGGTGAAACAGCTGAATAAGACGCTTGAGGACCACAAGACGGCGATCCGGAACATTCGGCGCGATGGCAACGATCAGATCAAGAAGGCCGCGAAGGATAAGCTGATCTCGGCCGATGATGAGAAGCGAGCCAACGAAGAGGTTCAGCAGTTGACCGATGTGGAGATCAAGCGGATCGAGGATTTGTTCAAGGCAAAGGAAAAAGAGATCATGACCGTCTGA
- a CDS encoding YybH family protein: MLLRSSLRLATIILLLLVPVTLPAQDANPLHTASRQELDVIKVLIAQEDAWNKGDIETFASSYKDAPDTLFITHQVSRGYAGLIDQYKRDYPTRAAMGTLSFSDLEVRTLDENFAVVIGKYRLDRGKKDGGNAGGLFSLVFEKTDKGWKIIIDHTT; this comes from the coding sequence ATGTTGCTTCGTTCTTCTCTCCGCCTTGCCACCATCATCCTTCTTCTCCTTGTACCTGTGACCCTCCCCGCGCAAGATGCCAATCCCCTGCATACCGCCTCTCGCCAGGAACTGGACGTTATCAAGGTTCTCATCGCGCAAGAGGACGCCTGGAACAAAGGCGACATCGAGACCTTTGCCAGCAGCTACAAGGACGCCCCCGACACCCTCTTCATCACTCACCAGGTCTCACGTGGCTATGCCGGGCTAATCGACCAGTACAAGCGCGACTACCCTACCCGCGCCGCGATGGGAACCCTGTCTTTCTCTGATCTCGAGGTCCGCACCCTCGACGAGAACTTCGCCGTCGTTATCGGTAAATACCGCCTCGACCGCGGCAAAAAGGATGGCGGTAACGCAGGAGGCCTTTTTTCCCTCGTCTTCGAAAAAACAGACAAAGGCTGGAAGATCATCATCGACCACACCACCTAG
- a CDS encoding L,D-transpeptidase family protein — MKVSLRSAGTAFALTVLLFTNGCHRHRKSKSAPNTTAYSDNLHELVQKKALPPEKVNTTKVPNLRWPNFSDYETIVSTFYDDRNYEVAWTRDGAPTASATAFIEQFRNAGSKGLIPEDYDAPRWADRVQALTSKSADAISLFDVAMTVNVMRYISDLRIGRVNPSHFNFEIPVEDKKYDLAEFVSDNAVDSTDVPKLIAGVEPDSEEYRKTEAALAHYLDLAKQQEQAQPEPLPMVAKPVSVGGSYPAVGALLTRLQLEGDAESGSAPSTATASTIFDSTLSDAVKHYQHRHGFTEDGKLTPQTIKSLNVQMTYRVTQLQDSLERWRWLPDPYLHARLMVNLPEFVLRGFDPDHKLDFTMRVVVGKVMGQHETPVFTHMMKYLVFRPYWSVPVDIARKELVPHMEASHGYLASKNFEVTNNKGMVLTDYTAKQVAQGAVMVREKPGPKNSLGLVKFIFPNQYDIYLHSTPAVSLFEQTRRDFSHGCIRVQKPADLAAWVLQGQGGDWDLDKVQEAMNSGPDNRTVSLKTPLPIVIFYLTAIVVDDDEVHFFDDIYNYDSEMQQVFAKGPPYPIKPTPIEPKTKPGDTV, encoded by the coding sequence ATGAAAGTCTCGCTCCGCTCCGCTGGCACTGCATTTGCACTCACCGTTTTGTTGTTCACGAATGGCTGCCATCGTCATCGCAAGTCGAAGTCCGCGCCAAATACGACCGCGTATTCAGACAATCTGCACGAGTTAGTACAGAAGAAGGCCCTCCCCCCAGAGAAGGTTAACACGACGAAGGTCCCAAATCTCCGTTGGCCGAACTTCTCCGACTACGAGACGATCGTGTCCACCTTCTACGATGATCGCAACTACGAAGTAGCGTGGACACGCGACGGTGCACCGACTGCGTCAGCTACGGCCTTCATAGAGCAGTTTCGCAATGCCGGCTCAAAGGGGCTGATCCCTGAGGACTACGACGCGCCGCGCTGGGCCGACAGGGTCCAGGCGCTCACCAGCAAATCGGCGGACGCGATCTCGCTCTTCGATGTCGCGATGACAGTGAACGTAATGCGATACATCTCCGACCTGCGTATTGGGCGGGTGAATCCATCCCACTTCAACTTCGAGATTCCTGTGGAGGACAAAAAGTACGACTTGGCTGAGTTCGTCTCCGACAACGCCGTAGACTCAACCGATGTCCCCAAGTTGATCGCAGGCGTCGAGCCTGATTCAGAGGAGTATCGAAAGACCGAGGCTGCGCTAGCCCACTACCTCGACCTCGCCAAACAGCAGGAGCAGGCACAGCCTGAGCCTCTGCCGATGGTAGCGAAGCCAGTGTCCGTAGGCGGCAGTTATCCCGCAGTCGGCGCTCTGCTGACACGGTTGCAACTAGAAGGCGACGCGGAATCCGGATCCGCACCGTCTACCGCAACGGCCAGCACTATCTTTGATTCCACTCTGTCGGACGCCGTCAAACACTATCAGCATCGCCACGGATTCACGGAAGACGGCAAACTGACGCCACAAACAATCAAGTCGTTGAACGTCCAAATGACCTATCGTGTCACCCAGTTGCAGGATTCGCTCGAGCGCTGGCGCTGGCTACCGGATCCGTACCTGCACGCGCGTCTGATGGTCAACCTCCCGGAGTTCGTCCTGCGCGGCTTTGACCCGGATCACAAACTCGACTTCACCATGCGCGTCGTCGTCGGCAAAGTAATGGGACAGCACGAAACGCCAGTGTTTACGCACATGATGAAGTACCTTGTCTTCCGTCCGTATTGGAGCGTGCCAGTCGATATTGCACGCAAAGAGCTGGTGCCGCACATGGAAGCGAGCCACGGATACCTGGCAAGCAAAAACTTCGAAGTCACCAACAACAAGGGCATGGTGCTGACCGACTACACAGCCAAGCAGGTGGCGCAGGGCGCCGTGATGGTCCGCGAAAAGCCAGGCCCGAAGAACTCCCTCGGCCTCGTAAAGTTCATCTTCCCCAACCAATACGACATCTATCTACACTCGACGCCGGCAGTCTCGCTGTTCGAGCAGACACGTCGCGACTTTAGCCACGGCTGCATCCGCGTCCAGAAACCAGCCGACCTCGCGGCCTGGGTGCTTCAGGGACAGGGTGGCGACTGGGATCTCGATAAGGTCCAGGAAGCGATGAACAGCGGCCCCGACAACAGGACCGTCAGCCTGAAGACGCCGCTGCCAATCGTCATCTTCTATCTGACGGCAATCGTGGTCGATGACGACGAGGTTCACTTCTTCGACGACATCTACAACTACGACTCGGAGATGCAGCAGGTCTTCGCCAAGGGCCCCCCGTACCCGATCAAGCCCACGCCCATCGAGCCAAAGACCAAGCCGGGCGATACCGTTTGA
- a CDS encoding YdeI/OmpD-associated family protein, protein MATANEDPRVDAYINKAKPFAQPIMRHLRALVHKGCPNVQETIKWSRPFFEYRGTILGNMSAFKEHCSFGFWGEEIGAILREAGVVQDGGMGSLGRITTVKDLPSDKELLGFIRTSTGFIDRGEHTSPIAARHKVVKAPKAAVETPDEFSAALKKNKKAATAFAAFSPSCKLEYVEWIADAKRQETRDKRIATAMEWIAEGKQRNWKYQNS, encoded by the coding sequence ATGGCAACTGCTAACGAAGATCCCAGGGTAGACGCCTACATCAACAAGGCAAAACCGTTTGCGCAACCGATCATGCGGCACCTGCGTGCGCTCGTACACAAGGGCTGTCCCAACGTTCAAGAGACGATCAAGTGGAGCCGACCCTTCTTCGAGTATCGCGGGACGATCCTCGGCAACATGTCTGCCTTCAAGGAGCATTGCAGCTTCGGCTTCTGGGGTGAAGAGATCGGCGCCATCCTACGCGAGGCCGGCGTGGTGCAGGATGGCGGGATGGGCTCGCTAGGCCGCATCACCACTGTCAAGGATCTTCCCTCCGACAAGGAACTCCTCGGATTTATCCGCACGTCTACCGGTTTTATCGACAGAGGCGAGCACACCAGTCCGATCGCCGCGAGACACAAGGTTGTAAAAGCTCCGAAGGCAGCCGTCGAGACGCCCGACGAGTTCTCCGCCGCACTGAAAAAGAACAAAAAAGCAGCGACGGCCTTCGCAGCCTTCAGTCCAAGCTGCAAACTCGAATACGTCGAGTGGATCGCCGACGCCAAACGGCAGGAGACGCGAGACAAACGCATCGCGACTGCAATGGAATGGATCGCCGAAGGCAAGCAACGCAACTGGAAGTATCAGAACAGCTAA
- a CDS encoding fibronectin type III domain-containing protein, whose protein sequence is MKFLPIPSNLQSHQWLVTGASAILVASAVGCASPGPPRPPSLNLPEIVKNLTADRVGDEVRLHWDTPAKTTDRIDIKGVVTAEICRVLVPAASPSATAPACTVVKRLQVQSGPTQASDVLPQTLTADPAVLLAYRVQLVNVNGRSAGPSKEAFAAAGAAPPPVEQLRATAIREGVMLEWQKRDTTAEVELDRRLEGPGGVPTPPAPTKVAPTKTTSRSHKSPAPASATPSRTQTLSMTPSNPAEIKLQTPKQALDAGGTVDKTTHIGESYSYTAQRVRSVTLDGHTLELRSTISAPLTFVSRDVFPPLVPNGLEAVPGGATPADRSIDLSWTPNTEADLAGYNVYRQEVTSAGEVAGTAARLNSIPVVGPAYRDQTAVPGHRYSYRVTAVDATGNESAPGAAVQETLREQ, encoded by the coding sequence ATGAAGTTTTTGCCGATTCCTTCTAACCTGCAGAGCCATCAGTGGCTTGTCACGGGAGCATCCGCGATTCTGGTCGCCTCCGCGGTGGGCTGCGCCAGTCCTGGTCCGCCCCGCCCCCCCTCGCTCAATCTGCCCGAGATTGTAAAAAACCTCACTGCCGACCGGGTCGGCGATGAGGTAAGGCTTCATTGGGATACGCCGGCTAAGACCACCGACCGCATTGATATCAAAGGCGTCGTGACCGCAGAGATCTGCCGAGTCTTGGTCCCGGCAGCTTCACCCTCTGCGACGGCCCCAGCCTGCACGGTCGTCAAGCGCTTGCAGGTGCAGAGTGGCCCCACGCAGGCGTCCGACGTTCTCCCCCAAACCCTGACTGCCGATCCCGCAGTCCTTTTGGCGTATCGAGTGCAACTCGTCAACGTCAACGGTCGATCCGCAGGTCCGTCGAAGGAAGCCTTCGCTGCCGCCGGCGCCGCTCCCCCGCCAGTAGAACAACTTCGAGCAACCGCGATACGCGAAGGCGTGATGCTCGAGTGGCAAAAGAGGGACACAACCGCAGAGGTAGAGCTCGACAGACGCCTTGAAGGACCAGGAGGCGTCCCCACTCCACCTGCTCCAACCAAGGTGGCGCCAACAAAGACCACGTCCAGGTCGCACAAATCGCCAGCTCCAGCGTCTGCTACGCCGTCTAGGACGCAGACGCTATCGATGACTCCTTCAAACCCGGCTGAGATTAAGCTTCAGACTCCAAAACAGGCTCTCGACGCCGGTGGCACGGTGGATAAGACCACGCACATCGGCGAAAGCTACTCCTACACCGCTCAACGCGTGCGTTCAGTCACCCTCGATGGCCACACCCTGGAGCTGCGCAGCACCATATCGGCACCCCTAACGTTCGTCTCACGAGATGTCTTCCCACCGCTCGTTCCCAATGGGCTGGAAGCTGTTCCAGGGGGAGCAACACCAGCCGACCGCTCCATCGATCTCTCCTGGACCCCCAACACAGAAGCTGATCTCGCAGGCTATAACGTGTATCGTCAAGAGGTTACTTCAGCCGGCGAAGTCGCGGGTACAGCGGCGCGCCTGAACTCCATCCCCGTCGTAGGTCCTGCCTACCGCGACCAAACAGCCGTCCCTGGCCATCGTTACTCCTATCGTGTCACTGCAGTGGATGCCACAGGGAACGAGAGCGCTCCAGGCGCAGCCGTCCAGGAAACTCTAAGGGAGCAATAA
- a CDS encoding fumarylacetoacetate hydrolase family protein, which yields MRYCKYLSSENGTPLSRYALVEKRNGVLWATLPMQAPQEDLTSRILGGVPVPTLAIDFEPTPLSDLHLLPPVTPSKILCVGRNYRDHAAELGNEVPTEPLLFLKPPSSLLGPKGTIRMPAISQRVDYEGELGIVIGRRCYKIGPDEDVRPYIRGYVCVNDVTARDIQKSDGQWTRGKGFDTFCPVGPIVSDEIDPCGFEEKAGSPVTVVTRLNGVVKQQGSTRDLIFPIAELLRYITATMTLEPGDLIPTGTPAGVGAVQPGDRIQVEIDGLGVLENQFAAQ from the coding sequence ATGCGTTACTGCAAGTACCTGTCGTCTGAAAACGGCACGCCTCTTTCCAGGTATGCTCTGGTCGAAAAGCGCAACGGCGTCCTCTGGGCTACGCTCCCCATGCAGGCTCCGCAAGAAGACCTGACCTCTCGCATCCTCGGCGGCGTACCCGTCCCCACGCTCGCGATCGACTTCGAACCCACTCCACTATCCGACCTTCATCTTCTTCCCCCGGTTACTCCCTCGAAGATCCTCTGTGTTGGCCGCAACTACCGCGACCACGCCGCCGAACTCGGCAACGAAGTACCAACCGAGCCGCTCCTCTTCCTCAAACCGCCGTCGTCCCTTCTCGGACCCAAGGGCACCATCCGCATGCCGGCCATCTCTCAGCGTGTTGATTACGAAGGCGAACTTGGAATCGTCATCGGCCGCCGCTGCTACAAGATCGGCCCTGACGAAGACGTGCGCCCCTACATTCGAGGCTACGTCTGCGTCAACGACGTCACCGCGCGCGACATCCAGAAGTCCGACGGACAGTGGACTCGCGGCAAAGGCTTCGACACCTTCTGTCCTGTCGGTCCCATCGTCTCCGACGAGATCGACCCCTGCGGATTCGAAGAAAAAGCTGGCTCTCCAGTCACCGTCGTCACGCGTCTTAACGGTGTGGTCAAGCAGCAGGGCTCCACGCGCGACCTTATCTTCCCCATCGCCGAACTCCTTCGTTACATCACCGCCACCATGACCCTGGAGCCAGGCGACCTTATCCCCACCGGAACTCCAGCAGGAGTAGGAGCCGTTCAGCCCGGAGACCGCATCCAAGTAGAAATAGACGGTCTTGGCGTCCTTGAAAATCAATTTGCAGCCCAGTAA
- a CDS encoding 5' nucleotidase, NT5C type has protein sequence MADALGEHLLRYNKHFGEKVTLKDLQGKWLWDVVSTDRHAVLDAYLRSEDFFEVLAVMPESQRVLHRLQMNYEVFIATAAMEVPTSFQAKYHWLAKHFPFIPASHIVYCGDKSILHADYLIDDNPRQLRRFKGEGILYNAPHNAGVKGYKRVNDWLEVEQLFLS, from the coding sequence ATGGCAGATGCTCTTGGCGAGCACCTGTTGCGCTACAACAAGCACTTTGGCGAGAAGGTCACGCTCAAAGATCTGCAGGGAAAGTGGCTGTGGGATGTGGTGTCGACCGACCGCCACGCGGTTCTGGATGCCTACTTGCGATCAGAGGACTTCTTTGAAGTTCTGGCCGTCATGCCGGAGTCCCAGCGTGTGCTGCATCGACTCCAGATGAACTATGAGGTCTTCATCGCAACAGCGGCGATGGAAGTTCCAACCTCATTTCAGGCCAAGTACCATTGGCTCGCAAAGCACTTTCCCTTCATTCCCGCTTCGCACATCGTCTACTGCGGCGACAAGAGTATCCTGCATGCGGACTACCTCATCGACGATAATCCACGCCAGTTGAGGCGCTTCAAGGGCGAAGGCATCCTCTACAACGCACCGCACAACGCTGGCGTGAAGGGCTACAAGCGGGTCAACGACTGGCTTGAAGTGGAGCAGCTCTTTTTATCTTAA
- a CDS encoding helix-turn-helix domain-containing protein → MPKNNTSATTLDAAALNSVTATLESENLSSSIGPSGVVDLPNLQVDGEAAESFIAEKRIGERIKHLRLKKSMGLVELGRHTGLSASFLSQLETGRVVPTLRNLARIAMVFSKDLSYFFDPEPQTLFRLHRRVERVRLPQTGADDPAYFFESLGYLVPDRQLDPYFAEFLPEKEGRSPRAHQHVGCEFLYLLSGTLDVRHGDAVHHVEAGDAIYFDANTTHSYVCTSKTPCTAVIVTLQHPLLMTLGSGSRSSHSGSGKPKGVPAAILPQQASAKKMSSRMHMQ, encoded by the coding sequence ATGCCCAAAAATAACACTTCCGCGACGACATTAGACGCAGCAGCGTTGAACTCAGTGACCGCCACTCTCGAGTCAGAGAATCTTTCGTCGAGTATCGGACCAAGTGGGGTGGTTGATCTTCCGAACCTCCAGGTGGACGGCGAGGCAGCCGAGTCGTTCATCGCGGAGAAACGAATTGGCGAACGTATCAAGCATCTTCGGCTGAAGAAGTCGATGGGGCTGGTTGAACTTGGCCGGCATACCGGACTTTCTGCCAGCTTTCTGTCGCAGCTTGAGACGGGGCGGGTGGTACCGACGTTGCGGAACCTGGCACGTATCGCCATGGTTTTTTCGAAGGACCTCAGCTACTTCTTCGATCCAGAGCCGCAGACACTGTTCCGACTGCATCGGCGTGTGGAACGTGTGCGTCTGCCGCAGACCGGAGCAGACGACCCGGCGTACTTCTTTGAAAGTCTTGGATATCTAGTTCCTGATCGTCAACTTGATCCTTACTTCGCAGAGTTTCTTCCTGAAAAGGAGGGTCGCTCCCCGCGAGCGCATCAACACGTTGGGTGTGAGTTCCTTTATCTTTTGTCGGGAACGCTCGACGTGCGGCACGGTGATGCGGTCCATCATGTAGAAGCTGGAGATGCCATCTACTTTGACGCGAATACGACTCACAGCTATGTCTGCACGAGCAAGACGCCCTGCACAGCGGTGATCGTCACGCTGCAACATCCGCTGTTGATGACGTTAGGAAGCGGGTCACGATCATCGCACTCGGGAAGTGGAAAACCGAAGGGTGTTCCGGCGGCGATTCTTCCTCAACAGGCTTCAGCGAAGAAGATGTCGTCACGGATGCATATGCAGTAG
- a CDS encoding PilZ domain-containing protein: MEEIEDHQEHQDHEAPEEQKNHEERRRLVPEGVVERRQHTRYSMDAWAEVMVKDGTMLFRGRVLDVSQGGCYIETEARLRLAPGTPVEIIFRTADRVFQCEGTSRMVRTRGAGFLFESMSVRVRVGLEGLIRELSETAEVPQLDA, encoded by the coding sequence ATGGAAGAGATCGAGGACCATCAAGAACATCAGGATCACGAGGCTCCTGAGGAACAAAAGAATCATGAGGAACGGCGTCGGCTCGTTCCGGAGGGTGTTGTGGAGCGGCGGCAGCATACGCGGTACTCCATGGACGCGTGGGCAGAGGTGATGGTGAAGGATGGGACGATGCTCTTTCGTGGGCGTGTGCTCGATGTCAGCCAGGGAGGGTGCTACATCGAGACCGAGGCGCGACTCAGGTTGGCTCCCGGAACGCCAGTGGAGATCATCTTTCGGACGGCCGATCGGGTATTCCAATGCGAAGGCACGAGCAGGATGGTGAGGACGCGGGGAGCAGGCTTTTTGTTTGAGAGTATGAGCGTGAGGGTCCGCGTCGGGTTGGAGGGCTTGATTCGGGAGCTGAGCGAGACGGCAGAGGTGCCTCAGTTGGACGCTTAG